One Clostridia bacterium genomic region harbors:
- a CDS encoding pirin family protein: protein MIRVRHAEERGHFDHGWLKTYHTFSFSDYYDPEHMHFRALRVINEDFVAPGQGFGKHPHRDMEIVTYVLEGALEHRDSLGNGSIIRPGDGQRMTAGKGIVHSEFNPSRTDTVHLLQIWIMPSTKGLKPEYEQKSFPPEDKHGRWRLIAARDGADGAVTVHQDVKLFVANLTAGDEIPYTLDAARYAWLQVARGSVELNGVALKQGDGVAVQAEPELALKATENAEVLLFDLA, encoded by the coding sequence ATGATTAGGGTTCGACACGCGGAGGAACGCGGCCATTTCGATCACGGCTGGCTGAAGACGTATCATACGTTTTCATTTTCTGATTACTACGATCCCGAACACATGCACTTCCGCGCGCTGCGCGTCATCAACGAAGACTTTGTTGCGCCCGGTCAAGGCTTCGGCAAACATCCGCACCGCGACATGGAGATCGTTACGTATGTCCTCGAGGGCGCGCTCGAACACCGCGACTCGCTCGGCAACGGTTCCATCATCCGCCCCGGCGACGGACAGCGAATGACGGCCGGCAAGGGCATCGTTCACAGCGAGTTCAATCCCTCGCGAACGGACACCGTGCATCTTTTGCAAATTTGGATTATGCCCAGCACCAAGGGCCTGAAGCCTGAGTACGAGCAGAAGTCGTTTCCGCCGGAGGACAAGCACGGACGCTGGCGACTGATTGCCGCTCGCGATGGTGCCGACGGTGCGGTCACCGTTCATCAGGATGTCAAGCTGTTCGTGGCCAACTTGACCGCCGGTGACGAAATTCCGTACACGCTCGACGCCGCACGATATGCATGGCTGCAAGTTGCGCGCGGCTCAGTCGAGTTGAACGGCGTAGCCTTGAAGCAGGGTGATGGAGTTGCCGTGCAAGCAGAACCGGAGCTCGCGCTGAAAGCGACCGAGAACGCCGAGGTCCTTCTCTTCGATCTCGCCTAG